The following proteins are co-located in the Bacillus oleivorans genome:
- a CDS encoding aminotransferase class I/II-fold pyridoxal phosphate-dependent enzyme: MSQYETPLFTGLVEHAKKNPIQFHIPGHKKGTGMDPDFREFIGENALSIDLINISPLDDLHQPRGIIKEAQKLASEAFGADHTFFSVQGTSGAIMTMVMTVCGPGDKIIVPRNVHKSVMSAIVFSGATPIFIHPEIDPKLGISHGITTEAVEKALQQNPDAKGVFVINPTYFGISADLKKIVEIAHSYSVPVLVDEAHGVHIHFHEELPLSAMQAGADMSATSVHKLGGSMTQSSILNVREGLVSPKRVQSILSMLTTTSTSYLLLASLDVARKRLVTEGKALLEQTIELAEKTREKINEIDGLYCVGREILGTKATFDYDPTKLIIHVRDLGITGYDAEKWLREEARIEVELSDLYNLLCIITPGDTESETNELVQSLQKLAYICKDYQEGEKIEVLLPDIPVLALSPRDAFYAETEVIPLELSTGRIIAEFVMVYPPGIPIFIPGEIITKENLAYIKKNIEVGLPVQGPEDFELNSIRVIKEHHAIK; the protein is encoded by the coding sequence TTGTCTCAATACGAAACTCCGTTATTTACAGGTTTAGTAGAACATGCTAAGAAAAATCCAATTCAATTTCACATACCAGGTCATAAAAAAGGAACAGGAATGGATCCTGACTTTCGTGAGTTTATTGGTGAAAATGCATTATCTATCGATCTAATCAATATTAGCCCATTAGATGATTTACATCAACCGAGAGGCATTATTAAAGAAGCTCAGAAACTAGCCAGCGAAGCATTTGGCGCCGACCATACCTTTTTCTCTGTGCAGGGCACATCAGGAGCCATTATGACTATGGTCATGACTGTTTGCGGACCTGGAGATAAAATTATTGTCCCAAGGAATGTCCATAAATCGGTCATGTCTGCCATTGTCTTCTCTGGGGCAACCCCTATTTTTATACATCCGGAGATTGACCCGAAACTGGGAATCTCTCATGGAATTACAACAGAAGCAGTCGAAAAGGCCTTACAACAGAATCCGGATGCTAAAGGGGTTTTTGTTATTAACCCCACTTATTTTGGAATTTCTGCTGATCTAAAAAAAATAGTTGAAATCGCCCATTCCTATTCGGTTCCGGTATTAGTGGACGAAGCTCACGGTGTTCACATTCACTTTCATGAAGAATTACCTCTCTCTGCTATGCAGGCAGGTGCAGACATGTCAGCAACCAGTGTTCATAAGCTTGGGGGTTCAATGACACAAAGCTCCATCTTAAATGTCAGAGAAGGACTTGTTTCACCAAAACGCGTTCAGTCGATTTTAAGTATGCTGACCACTACGTCCACTTCTTATTTACTGCTTGCTTCCTTGGACGTTGCCCGCAAGCGACTGGTAACAGAAGGTAAGGCTTTGTTGGAGCAGACGATTGAGCTGGCAGAAAAAACACGTGAAAAAATTAATGAAATTGATGGACTTTATTGTGTTGGCAGAGAAATTTTAGGAACAAAGGCGACATTCGATTATGATCCAACTAAATTAATTATTCATGTTCGGGATTTAGGAATTACCGGTTATGATGCTGAGAAATGGTTAAGAGAGGAAGCCCGGATCGAGGTAGAACTTTCTGACCTTTATAATTTACTCTGTATTATCACACCTGGAGATACGGAGTCTGAGACAAACGAATTAGTTCAATCGCTTCAAAAGTTAGCTTATATTTGTAAAGACTATCAGGAGGGAGAGAAAATTGAGGTTCTGCTCCCAGACATCCCTGTATTAGCCTTATCTCCAAGAGATGCCTTTTACGCAGAAACAGAAGTTATTCCTTTAGAACTGTCGACAGGCAGAATCATCGCAGAATTTGTCATGGTCTATCCTCCTGGAATTCCGATTTTCATCCCAGGGGAAATCATTACGAAAGAGAACCTTGCTTACATTAAGAAAAATATCGAAGTCGGACTGCCTGTTCAGGGACCTGAAGATTTTGAATTGAATTCAATAAGAGTTATCAAAGAACACCACGCCATTAAATAA
- a CDS encoding UPF0223 family protein, giving the protein MEYNYPIDYDWSTEEIVDVIHFYEGIEKAYERGIKREEIMALYRRFKEIVPGKAEEKKWFKEFKEESGYDPYPIVRDMKQQEAGTNVKGSK; this is encoded by the coding sequence ATGGAGTATAACTATCCAATAGACTATGATTGGTCCACAGAAGAAATCGTAGACGTGATTCATTTTTATGAAGGCATTGAAAAAGCTTACGAGAGAGGGATAAAGCGGGAAGAAATCATGGCATTATATAGACGGTTTAAAGAAATTGTTCCGGGAAAAGCCGAGGAGAAGAAATGGTTTAAAGAATTTAAAGAAGAAAGTGGCTATGATCCATATCCGATTGTGCGGGATATGAAGCAGCAGGAAGCAGGAACAAATGTAAAAGGATCAAAGTAA
- a CDS encoding YktB family protein has product MSFTGFSQSDFDTFQIEGLEARMEAIENRIRPKFREIGELLTSDLSALAGNEMYLHIAKHARRTVNPPKDTWLAIANNKRGYKQHPHFQVGLFDDHVFIWLAFIYELPNKTDIAKTFLKKINQIQTIVPENYVISQDHMKKEAISVQELGKKGLKQSLERFRDIKKAEFLVGRHISSDDPILKNGSVFLDEVKETFTKLMPLYKLAYNQK; this is encoded by the coding sequence ATGTCATTTACCGGATTTTCACAATCAGATTTTGACACATTTCAAATTGAAGGACTTGAGGCTAGAATGGAAGCAATCGAAAATCGCATTCGGCCAAAATTCAGAGAGATTGGAGAACTGCTGACAAGCGATCTCTCGGCATTAGCCGGAAATGAAATGTATTTACATATTGCCAAGCATGCAAGACGAACCGTAAATCCTCCAAAAGACACATGGCTTGCGATAGCCAATAATAAACGAGGATACAAACAGCATCCGCATTTTCAAGTAGGGCTTTTTGACGATCATGTTTTTATATGGCTCGCCTTTATTTATGAACTGCCAAATAAAACTGATATCGCTAAGACCTTTTTAAAAAAAATAAATCAAATACAAACAATTGTACCTGAAAATTATGTGATTTCTCAGGATCATATGAAAAAAGAAGCAATCTCCGTTCAAGAACTTGGTAAAAAGGGCTTAAAGCAATCATTGGAAAGATTTCGTGATATAAAAAAAGCAGAATTTCTTGTAGGACGTCATATTTCCTCTGACGATCCTATTTTGAAAAACGGATCTGTTTTCTTAGATGAAGTAAAGGAAACCTTTACTAAACTAATGCCATTATACAAACTTGCCTATAATCAAAAATAA
- a CDS encoding inositol monophosphatase family protein, with the protein MTNWINIAQAAKEWVLEAGQRIRDSLNEELLIETKSDANDLVTNIDKDTEKFFIEKIKQYNLEFKIMGEEGFGDRIVSLDGVIWILDPIDGTMNFVHQKRNFAISLAVYENGEGRLGIIYDVMADDFYHVIPGSGAFLNDIRLNTLKDVTLEKAIIGLNATWITPNKRIDYQILSPLVKTVRGTRSYGAAAIELAYVATGRLDGYITMRLNPWDYAAGKLLIEEVGGKTSNLKGEPLSLLNPSSLLVGGPTVYDEIRENYLKDYQGK; encoded by the coding sequence ATGACAAATTGGATAAATATTGCTCAAGCCGCAAAAGAATGGGTATTAGAGGCGGGGCAAAGGATAAGAGATTCACTCAATGAAGAGCTTCTGATTGAAACAAAGTCGGATGCTAATGATCTCGTCACAAATATAGACAAAGATACAGAAAAATTCTTTATTGAAAAAATTAAACAATACAATCTTGAATTTAAAATAATGGGTGAGGAAGGCTTCGGTGACAGAATAGTATCATTGGATGGAGTGATCTGGATACTGGATCCAATTGACGGGACGATGAATTTTGTCCACCAAAAAAGGAATTTTGCGATTTCATTGGCTGTTTATGAAAATGGAGAGGGTCGTTTAGGTATTATTTATGACGTGATGGCTGACGATTTTTATCATGTTATACCAGGAAGCGGGGCTTTTTTAAACGACATCAGGTTAAATACATTGAAAGATGTAACTTTAGAAAAAGCAATAATAGGGCTTAATGCGACATGGATTACTCCGAATAAAAGGATTGATTATCAGATATTGTCTCCATTAGTCAAAACCGTTAGGGGAACCCGTTCATATGGGGCTGCTGCAATTGAACTTGCCTATGTGGCAACAGGAAGATTAGATGGATACATAACGATGCGCTTAAATCCATGGGACTACGCAGCAGGAAAGCTGCTTATTGAAGAGGTTGGGGGCAAAACTTCTAATCTTAAAGGAGAACCCCTATCCTTGTTAAACCCCTCCTCCTTACTTGTCGGAGGTCCGACGGTTTATGACGAAATAAGAGAAAATTATTTAAAGGATTACCAAGGGAAATAA
- a CDS encoding YlaF family protein — protein sequence MASANKIFIVYACLAVLCISGIGIFISEGSTIGIIACIFGTVFIMGLGFKTKRRLRQSESSNQ from the coding sequence ATGGCTTCAGCAAATAAAATTTTTATAGTATACGCCTGTTTAGCGGTTCTTTGTATAAGTGGTATTGGGATCTTTATTAGCGAAGGCAGTACAATCGGGATTATTGCCTGTATTTTTGGTACTGTATTCATTATGGGGCTCGGTTTTAAAACAAAACGAAGACTTCGCCAAAGTGAGAGCTCCAACCAATAA
- the typA gene encoding translational GTPase TypA has product MSIRNIAIIAHVDHGKTTLVDQMLKQSGTFRENEYVEERAMDSNDIERERGITILAKNTAIHYNGYKINILDTPGHADFGGEVERIMKMVDGVLLVVDAYEGCMPQTRFVLRKALEQNLQPIVVINKIDKPFARPDEVLDEVIDLFIELGANEDQLEFPVVYASGINGTSSLEPTKQEDNMTPLLNQIIESIPEPPKNEDEPLQLQVALLDYNEYVGRIGIGRIYRGRIKVGQSVTLMKRDGSSESHRITKLYSFLGLKRYEVEEAAAGDIVAISGIEEVNVGETVCDREHPEALPVMEIDEPTLKMTFQVNNSPFAGLEGKWVTARKIQERLDVQLKTDVSLRVEPTDSPDAWIVSGRGELHLSILIENMRREGYELLVSRPEVILKEIDGVLCEPVERVQIDVPEEYTGSIMESIGERKGEMLDMSHTSTGQVRLIFLVPSRGLIGYRTEFLSMTRGYGIIHHNFDSYKPVFSGHAGERRQGALVSMERGKATQYSLVALEDRGVMFIEPGTEVYEGMIVGVNNKENDLNVNVTKAKAQTNVRSATKDNTVTMKKPKILSLEEALEFLNDDEFCEVTPESIRLRKKILDKAEREKLARKKKYERV; this is encoded by the coding sequence ATGTCTATACGAAATATAGCCATTATTGCACACGTTGACCACGGAAAAACAACATTAGTAGACCAAATGTTAAAGCAATCAGGAACATTCCGTGAAAATGAGTATGTTGAAGAAAGAGCAATGGATTCGAATGATATTGAAAGAGAACGCGGAATTACGATACTAGCCAAAAATACAGCCATTCATTACAACGGGTATAAAATTAATATTTTGGATACTCCAGGACACGCTGATTTTGGCGGCGAAGTAGAACGGATTATGAAAATGGTAGACGGTGTTCTGCTCGTAGTAGACGCTTATGAAGGTTGTATGCCACAGACTCGCTTTGTCTTAAGGAAAGCGTTAGAACAAAATCTTCAGCCAATCGTTGTCATTAATAAGATTGATAAACCATTTGCACGTCCTGATGAGGTTTTGGATGAAGTGATTGATTTATTTATTGAATTGGGTGCAAATGAAGATCAGCTTGAGTTTCCGGTTGTCTATGCATCAGGGATTAATGGAACATCTAGTTTAGAGCCAACCAAACAAGAAGACAATATGACCCCATTATTAAATCAAATTATTGAGTCGATCCCAGAACCGCCAAAAAATGAAGATGAACCGCTACAGCTACAAGTAGCATTACTTGATTATAATGAGTATGTAGGCAGAATTGGGATTGGCCGAATTTACCGGGGAAGAATTAAAGTCGGACAATCTGTTACGCTAATGAAGCGGGATGGGTCATCTGAATCTCACCGGATCACTAAGCTATATTCTTTCCTGGGATTGAAGCGTTATGAAGTCGAAGAAGCAGCTGCAGGTGATATAGTAGCGATTTCCGGGATTGAAGAAGTAAATGTTGGTGAAACCGTTTGTGATCGGGAACATCCTGAAGCATTACCAGTCATGGAAATTGATGAACCTACTTTAAAAATGACATTTCAAGTCAATAATAGCCCATTTGCCGGCCTAGAAGGAAAATGGGTAACAGCCCGGAAGATTCAGGAACGGTTAGATGTTCAATTAAAGACGGATGTCAGTTTAAGAGTAGAACCAACCGATTCTCCAGATGCATGGATTGTATCGGGAAGAGGGGAGCTTCATCTTTCGATTTTGATTGAAAATATGAGACGGGAAGGCTATGAGCTTCTCGTATCGCGTCCAGAGGTTATTTTAAAAGAAATCGATGGTGTTCTCTGTGAACCAGTTGAAAGAGTTCAAATTGATGTTCCTGAGGAGTATACGGGGAGCATTATGGAATCAATTGGCGAGAGAAAAGGCGAAATGCTCGATATGTCTCACACAAGTACCGGTCAAGTCAGACTCATATTTTTAGTTCCTTCAAGAGGATTGATTGGCTACCGAACTGAATTTTTATCCATGACTCGGGGATATGGAATTATCCATCATAATTTTGACTCTTATAAGCCAGTATTCTCAGGCCATGCCGGAGAACGCCGCCAAGGTGCACTTGTATCAATGGAAAGAGGAAAAGCAACTCAATACAGCCTTGTCGCTTTAGAAGATCGCGGCGTTATGTTTATTGAGCCTGGTACTGAAGTTTACGAAGGCATGATCGTAGGAGTTAATAACAAAGAAAACGATCTGAATGTGAATGTAACTAAAGCTAAGGCGCAAACCAACGTTCGATCTGCAACAAAAGATAATACAGTTACGATGAAAAAGCCTAAGATTCTTTCGTTAGAAGAAGCACTAGAATTTTTAAATGATGACGAATTCTGTGAAGTAACACCTGAATCCATTCGATTGCGCAAAAAAATTCTCGATAAAGCAGAAAGAGAAAAACTGGCGCGTAAGAAAAAGTACGAGCGGGTATAA
- a CDS encoding YlaH-like family protein yields MVDVAERLSFFAALYKVDENPEVGMWWLYITIIILSIVVYKLGFAKKLPPLKSLVIYLFLILGCTILTFFGVFLPVAEGLIVASVILIIYKIRLKQQKNEEKVDGIS; encoded by the coding sequence GTGGTGGACGTAGCGGAACGACTTTCTTTTTTTGCAGCTTTATATAAAGTAGATGAAAATCCTGAGGTTGGGATGTGGTGGTTATATATAACGATCATTATTCTCAGTATCGTCGTATATAAATTGGGATTTGCAAAAAAATTACCGCCTCTTAAGTCGTTAGTTATTTACCTATTTTTAATTCTTGGCTGTACGATTTTAACGTTTTTTGGAGTTTTTCTACCAGTAGCGGAAGGATTAATTGTGGCATCTGTCATATTAATTATATATAAAATCCGTCTGAAACAGCAGAAGAACGAGGAAAAGGTAGATGGAATAAGCTAA
- a CDS encoding YlaI family protein has translation MRVQCFICEKIETIDDQSPLAKKLRNRPIHTYLCDDCNQRITERTEIRKRSGHFRLYEPKKIEDDWI, from the coding sequence TTGAGAGTACAGTGTTTTATCTGTGAAAAAATAGAAACAATAGATGACCAATCTCCTTTAGCTAAAAAATTACGGAACCGCCCGATACATACTTACCTATGTGATGACTGTAACCAGCGTATCACAGAGAGGACAGAAATTCGTAAACGATCTGGTCATTTTAGACTGTATGAACCTAAAAAAATAGAGGATGATTGGATATAG
- a CDS encoding YhcN/YlaJ family sporulation lipoprotein yields MFKKCGILLFCLTWLVSCNANQNANDNRTAENENLVRVKNSTFDENVDRESGQEIASHLVELTTRVPNVEDATAVVLGGYAFVGIDVDANMERSQVGTVKYSVLEALKDDPYGAQAIVVADPDIVQRLREIGADIENGRPIQGILNELSDITGRVMPDIPLHLEETTPKNATEKPKNQVNQQEEQQLNKEQNDQSNRQK; encoded by the coding sequence ATGTTTAAAAAATGTGGTATTCTTCTTTTTTGTTTAACATGGCTCGTAAGCTGTAACGCCAATCAAAACGCCAACGATAATAGGACAGCTGAAAATGAAAATTTAGTTCGTGTAAAAAATAGTACCTTTGATGAAAATGTAGATCGGGAATCTGGCCAAGAGATTGCTTCACATCTCGTTGAATTGACGACAAGAGTTCCTAATGTGGAAGATGCAACCGCAGTTGTGTTAGGAGGATATGCTTTTGTTGGGATTGATGTGGATGCAAACATGGAACGTTCACAGGTAGGTACTGTCAAGTATTCAGTGTTGGAGGCATTAAAGGACGATCCTTATGGTGCGCAAGCAATTGTAGTAGCCGATCCCGATATCGTTCAGAGACTGAGAGAAATTGGTGCTGATATTGAAAATGGCAGACCGATTCAGGGAATCTTAAATGAACTATCAGATATCACCGGACGTGTTATGCCGGATATACCTCTGCATTTAGAAGAAACAACACCTAAAAATGCAACTGAAAAACCAAAGAATCAGGTGAATCAGCAAGAAGAACAACAGTTAAATAAGGAACAAAATGACCAGTCCAATCGGCAAAAATAA
- a CDS encoding PhoH family protein encodes MNKIYVLDTNVLLQDPYSIFSFEDNEVVIPAVVLEEVDSKKRYMDEIGRNARQVSKLIDSLRENGKLHEKIPLENGGSLRIELNHRSFQQLQEIFVEKTNDNRILAVAKNLSLEEEAKENGSHVILVSKDALVRVKADAIGLYAEDFLSDRVVEVDHIYSGFNENYVDNAILTKFYEQGEILVSDLSFSSSCYPHQFFIMKDAFGGSSSAIGMVDSSGTRIRKMSHKEEHVWGIKPRNVQQNMGIELLLRDDIQLVSMIGKAGTGKTLLALAAGLWQTEDLGRYKKLLVARPIVPVGKDIGYLPGEKQEKLRPWMQPIYDNLEYLFNTKKPGELDAILAGMGSIEVEALTYIRGRSIPEQFIIIDEAQNLTKHEVKTILTRVGERSKIILMGDPEQIDHPYLDEYNNGLTYVVEKFKDQSIAGHIKLIKGERSNLAKLAAELL; translated from the coding sequence TTGAATAAAATTTATGTGTTAGATACCAATGTCTTATTGCAGGATCCGTATTCGATCTTTTCGTTTGAAGATAACGAGGTTGTAATACCTGCTGTAGTTTTAGAGGAGGTCGATTCGAAAAAAAGATATATGGACGAAATTGGGAGGAATGCAAGGCAGGTATCTAAACTTATAGATAGTTTGAGGGAGAATGGAAAGTTACACGAGAAAATCCCTTTAGAAAATGGCGGCTCACTCAGAATTGAATTAAATCACCGTTCATTTCAGCAATTACAAGAAATATTTGTGGAAAAAACGAATGATAACCGGATTTTAGCAGTAGCGAAAAATTTATCCTTAGAGGAAGAAGCAAAAGAGAATGGCAGTCATGTCATATTAGTTTCTAAAGATGCTCTTGTCAGGGTAAAGGCTGATGCCATTGGTTTATATGCAGAGGATTTTTTAAGCGACCGTGTTGTGGAAGTAGACCATATATACTCAGGGTTTAATGAAAATTATGTAGATAACGCAATATTAACTAAATTTTATGAACAAGGAGAAATACTCGTTTCTGATCTGTCTTTTTCCTCCTCCTGTTATCCGCATCAATTTTTTATTATGAAGGATGCCTTTGGAGGGTCATCGTCTGCAATAGGAATGGTTGACTCGTCTGGAACTAGGATTAGAAAGATGTCTCATAAGGAAGAGCATGTTTGGGGGATTAAACCTAGAAATGTTCAGCAAAACATGGGAATTGAGCTGCTTCTTCGCGATGACATTCAGCTTGTCAGTATGATTGGTAAGGCAGGAACGGGTAAAACATTATTAGCACTGGCAGCGGGTTTATGGCAAACAGAGGACCTGGGCAGATATAAGAAGCTGTTAGTGGCTAGACCAATCGTGCCTGTTGGCAAAGACATTGGGTATTTGCCTGGTGAGAAACAGGAGAAGCTCCGCCCGTGGATGCAGCCAATTTATGATAATCTCGAGTACTTATTTAATACGAAGAAGCCAGGTGAATTAGATGCGATATTAGCCGGAATGGGATCAATTGAAGTGGAAGCTCTTACCTATATTAGGGGCAGGAGTATTCCAGAACAATTTATTATTATTGATGAAGCTCAGAATTTAACCAAGCATGAAGTCAAAACGATATTAACCCGGGTTGGGGAAAGAAGTAAAATCATTTTAATGGGGGACCCTGAACAAATCGATCATCCTTATCTCGATGAATATAATAATGGACTTACTTATGTGGTAGAGAAGTTTAAAGATCAATCGATTGCGGGGCATATTAAGCTAATAAAAGGTGAAAGATCGAACCTCGCCAAATTAGCAGCCGAGTTGCTTTAA
- the glsA gene encoding glutaminase A has protein sequence MTCQASNELEQLVLQARPYSSQGKLATYIPALEKANPSHLSVAIFHLDGTCTYAGDYKQRFSLQSISKVLSLAYVLARIGDEEVFQRVGMEPTGDPFNSIAKLETTKPSKPLNPMINAGALVVTSLIPGADLKEQWEDFLDFIRTLTGNPEIAYNKELQESEFSTSYLNRALCFFMKQHGIINGEVEKIMELYTKQCSIEMNCLELAQLGAVFANNGRNPVSGEQIIPVQIARICKTFMVTCGMYNASGEFAMKVGIPAKSGVSGGILGVIPNRCGIGVFSPALDEKGNSLAGWKLLEFMNEKYNFSIF, from the coding sequence TTGACATGTCAGGCAAGTAATGAACTCGAACAATTAGTGTTGCAGGCAAGACCTTATAGTTCACAAGGGAAGCTGGCTACATATATCCCTGCCTTAGAAAAAGCAAATCCGAGCCATTTGTCGGTCGCGATTTTTCACTTAGATGGTACTTGTACATATGCTGGTGATTATAAACAAAGGTTCTCGCTACAAAGTATATCAAAAGTTTTAAGCTTAGCATATGTTTTGGCTCGAATAGGGGATGAGGAAGTGTTCCAAAGAGTAGGAATGGAGCCGACGGGTGATCCTTTTAATTCAATTGCCAAGCTAGAAACAACTAAGCCTTCAAAGCCGCTGAACCCTATGATTAATGCTGGTGCTCTAGTGGTTACCAGTTTAATTCCAGGGGCTGATTTAAAGGAGCAATGGGAAGATTTCCTGGACTTTATCAGAACATTAACAGGTAATCCGGAAATCGCCTATAATAAAGAACTGCAAGAATCTGAGTTTAGTACCTCATACCTGAATCGTGCTCTTTGTTTTTTTATGAAACAGCATGGGATCATAAATGGTGAAGTGGAAAAGATTATGGAGCTGTATACGAAGCAATGCTCGATTGAAATGAATTGCCTCGAGTTAGCCCAATTAGGAGCTGTTTTTGCAAATAATGGCCGTAATCCTGTTTCGGGCGAGCAAATAATTCCGGTGCAAATTGCACGAATTTGTAAAACATTTATGGTAACATGCGGGATGTATAATGCTTCTGGGGAATTTGCGATGAAAGTGGGAATACCGGCAAAAAGCGGCGTATCAGGCGGAATCCTTGGTGTGATTCCCAATCGCTGCGGAATCGGGGTTTTTTCGCCAGCCCTTGATGAAAAGGGAAATAGTCTGGCCGGGTGGAAACTATTAGAATTTATGAATGAAAAATATAATTTTAGTATCTTCTAA
- a CDS encoding YlaN family protein produces the protein MAQETTVQHSEKAYELLKADADKIFKLIKVQMDNLTMPQCPLYEEVLDTQMFGLSREIDFAVRLGLVEQKDGKELLDALERQLSVLHEASQKK, from the coding sequence GTGGCACAAGAGACAACCGTACAGCATAGTGAAAAAGCGTATGAATTGCTTAAGGCAGACGCCGATAAAATTTTTAAATTAATAAAAGTACAAATGGATAATTTGACGATGCCACAATGCCCTCTTTATGAGGAAGTTTTGGATACACAAATGTTTGGACTATCTCGAGAGATAGACTTTGCTGTCCGCCTTGGTTTAGTTGAACAGAAGGACGGCAAAGAACTCTTAGATGCTTTGGAGCGACAATTGTCCGTCTTGCATGAGGCATCACAAAAGAAATAA
- a CDS encoding FtsW/RodA/SpoVE family cell cycle protein: MLKNVLKSYDYSIVIVYILLCFFGLVMIYSSSIVWAVQQLDPPRPSDYFYQRQKIHIILSFIAFFFAAIFPYKLFQNKKVLAFIMLGSLISLSALFLFGQVYNNAQSWFQVGARSIQPSEFAKLGIIIYLAAVYGKKQSYINDFNKGVVPPLLYLLLVCFLVMVQPDFGTAAIIFMIGAFMIICSGMNIKSLAKLFLLGVTLILLISPFILMNKDEIFSEERLGRVEGFLDPFSDVQDDGYHLVNSYFAIGLGGLTGKGLGESTQKLGFLPEPHTDFIIAIISEELGIFGVGFVILSLGFIVLRGIRISTKCKDPFGSLLAIGISSMIGIQSFINLGGASGLIPITGVPLPFISYGGSSLLLLSLSLGLLVNVSCFTNYERRYKEKKDLPAAEEGQNQKFYTISGNGRMMNR, encoded by the coding sequence ATGCTAAAAAACGTTTTAAAGTCTTATGATTACTCGATTGTGATTGTATATATCCTGTTATGCTTTTTTGGTCTTGTTATGATTTATAGTTCAAGTATTGTTTGGGCGGTCCAGCAGTTAGACCCCCCTCGGCCAAGTGATTATTTCTATCAAAGGCAAAAAATACATATAATCCTTTCTTTTATTGCCTTTTTTTTCGCAGCTATTTTTCCATACAAACTTTTTCAAAACAAAAAGGTACTAGCCTTTATTATGCTGGGTAGCCTGATTAGTTTATCTGCCTTATTTTTATTTGGTCAGGTATATAACAATGCTCAGAGCTGGTTTCAGGTGGGGGCCAGAAGTATTCAGCCTTCTGAATTTGCAAAATTGGGTATCATTATCTATCTGGCAGCTGTTTATGGAAAAAAACAATCCTATATCAATGATTTTAATAAAGGGGTTGTCCCCCCGCTTTTATACTTATTATTAGTTTGCTTTCTTGTTATGGTTCAGCCTGACTTCGGGACAGCAGCGATTATCTTCATGATAGGGGCATTTATGATTATTTGCTCCGGAATGAATATTAAAAGCTTAGCGAAACTTTTCTTGTTAGGAGTAACGCTTATTTTATTAATCTCTCCCTTTATTTTAATGAATAAAGACGAGATCTTTTCAGAGGAGAGACTTGGTAGAGTCGAAGGGTTTTTAGATCCTTTTTCTGATGTACAGGATGATGGGTATCACCTTGTCAATTCCTATTTTGCAATTGGCCTTGGCGGCTTAACGGGAAAAGGGCTTGGCGAAAGTACACAGAAACTTGGGTTCTTGCCTGAGCCTCATACCGATTTTATTATTGCCATCATTTCTGAAGAACTTGGGATATTCGGCGTAGGTTTTGTTATCCTCTCTCTAGGTTTTATCGTTCTTCGGGGAATCAGAATAAGCACAAAATGTAAAGATCCATTTGGAAGTTTACTTGCCATAGGTATCTCAAGCATGATTGGGATTCAATCTTTTATTAATTTAGGAGGTGCTTCCGGCTTAATCCCGATTACTGGTGTACCTCTTCCTTTTATCAGTTATGGAGGAAGCTCTTTACTTTTATTATCGTTGTCTCTTGGCTTGCTCGTAAATGTATCATGTTTTACAAACTACGAAAGAAGGTATAAAGAGAAAAAAGATCTCCCAGCTGCAGAAGAGGGGCAAAATCAAAAGTTTTATACGATTAGCGGAAATGGGAGAATGATGAATCGATAA